Proteins from one Pirellulales bacterium genomic window:
- a CDS encoding PIG-L family deacetylase — MPDEKPLDVIAVGAHPDDVEIACGGTLAKLVKQGYRVGIVDLTDGEPTPHSPGPEARLAEAEAAAKKLGVHVRVQLGLPNRRLFDTFEARVALGKVFRRYRPRLVFGFGEKTPLASPDHFQAMQITDASVFYARLTKWDQHFDGLPVHTITAYLYYTLAFTSFGVPPGAGSIVVDITDTLAAKLEAIRCYETQFGAKPEKQIEQRVQAFAVQLGTAAGFPAGEMFSSPRLIGTRDLMHFLFGKKPGDQPAPPEPPR; from the coding sequence ATGCCTGACGAAAAACCGCTCGATGTGATTGCCGTCGGCGCGCATCCGGATGATGTGGAAATCGCCTGCGGCGGCACGCTGGCCAAACTGGTCAAGCAGGGTTATCGCGTGGGCATTGTCGATCTCACGGATGGCGAACCCACGCCGCATTCGCCTGGGCCGGAAGCGCGGCTGGCCGAAGCCGAGGCGGCGGCAAAAAAACTCGGCGTGCACGTGCGGGTGCAGTTGGGATTGCCCAACCGGCGGTTGTTCGACACGTTCGAAGCCCGGGTGGCGTTGGGCAAAGTGTTCCGCCGCTACCGGCCGCGGTTGGTGTTTGGCTTTGGCGAAAAAACGCCACTGGCTTCGCCCGACCATTTTCAGGCGATGCAAATTACCGATGCCAGCGTGTTCTACGCACGGCTAACCAAGTGGGATCAACACTTCGACGGTCTGCCGGTTCACACCATCACCGCCTATTTGTATTACACGCTGGCATTCACCTCATTTGGCGTGCCGCCGGGGGCAGGCAGCATCGTGGTCGACATTACCGACACGCTGGCAGCCAAGCTCGAAGCCATCCGTTGCTACGAAACACAATTCGGCGCCAAGCCGGAAAAGCAGATCGAGCAGCGCGTGCAGGCCTTCGCCGTGCAACTGGGAACGGCCGCGGGTTTTCCTGCCGGCGAAATGTTTTCCAGCCCGCGGTTGATCGGCACCCGCGATCTCATGCACTTTTTATTCGGCAAAAAGCCGGGCGATCAACCGGCTCCGCCCGAACCACCCCGGTAA
- a CDS encoding cysteine desulfurase family protein produces the protein MASDLPIYMDNHATTRVDPRVLEAMLPFFSEQFGNAGSTSHRYGWEAREAVAAARESIAESIGAQPREIVFTSGATESNNLALRGVTERARIKKPDRPPHIISVMTEHKAILDPLEFLSQRGCEITLLPVEQAGSSGAGLISAEQVAAAMRENTVLVSVMLANNEIGVIQPLAEIGTVCRQRGILLHSDATQAVGKMPVHVDDLPVDLLSFSAHKIYGPKGIGALFVRRRTPLVKLEPQIFGGGQENGLRSGTANVPGIVGFARALQLCDQEMPVEQPRQAALRNRLFSGLTEHLPNVVLNGPELDQPKINNNLVRLPGNLNVSFVFVEGEALLLDMQDRLAVSAGSACTSANPQPSHVLRALGLSEDAVRSSLRFGLGRFNTAANVEAAIEIVAGSVNRLRKLSSMGREK, from the coding sequence ATGGCCAGCGACTTGCCCATCTACATGGATAACCACGCCACTACGCGGGTCGATCCGCGGGTGTTGGAGGCCATGTTGCCGTTTTTCAGCGAGCAATTTGGAAATGCGGGCAGCACCAGCCACCGTTACGGCTGGGAAGCGCGCGAAGCCGTGGCTGCAGCCCGGGAAAGTATCGCAGAAAGTATTGGCGCCCAGCCGCGGGAAATCGTGTTTACCAGCGGCGCGACGGAAAGCAACAACCTGGCATTGCGCGGGGTGACGGAGCGAGCACGGATCAAAAAGCCCGATCGGCCGCCACACATCATTAGTGTGATGACCGAACACAAGGCCATCTTGGATCCCTTGGAGTTTCTGAGCCAGCGCGGCTGCGAAATCACGCTGTTGCCTGTGGAACAGGCCGGCAGTTCTGGCGCGGGCCTAATTTCAGCCGAGCAAGTTGCCGCTGCCATGCGTGAGAATACTGTGTTGGTAAGCGTGATGCTGGCGAATAACGAAATCGGCGTGATTCAGCCCTTGGCGGAAATTGGAACCGTGTGCCGACAGCGCGGAATTTTATTGCACAGCGATGCCACGCAGGCCGTGGGGAAAATGCCTGTCCATGTGGACGATTTGCCAGTCGATTTGCTGAGCTTTTCGGCCCACAAGATTTATGGGCCGAAAGGAATCGGCGCGTTGTTTGTACGTCGGCGGACCCCGCTGGTTAAATTGGAACCTCAGATTTTCGGCGGCGGGCAAGAAAATGGCTTGCGCAGCGGCACCGCCAACGTGCCGGGCATTGTCGGTTTTGCCCGGGCTTTACAATTGTGCGATCAAGAAATGCCCGTCGAACAACCCCGCCAGGCCGCACTAAGAAATCGACTGTTTTCCGGGCTGACCGAACATCTGCCCAATGTGGTCCTCAATGGCCCAGAACTGGATCAGCCCAAGATCAACAACAACCTTGTTCGCCTGCCCGGCAATTTGAATGTCAGTTTTGTTTTTGTCGAAGGTGAGGCGCTGCTGCTGGACATGCAAGATCGGTTGGCTGTTAGCGCAGGCAGCGCTTGCACTTCGGCTAATCCACAACCCAGCCATGTGTTGCGAGCGCTAGGCCTTTCCGAGGATGCCGTTCGCAGCAGCCTGCGGTTTGGCCTGGGCCGCTTCAACACAGCCGCTAACGTGGAAGCCGCAATCGAGATTGTCGCCGGTTCCGTCAACCGCCTGCGAAAACTTTCGAGTATGGGGAGGGAAAAGTAA
- the queA gene encoding tRNA preQ1(34) S-adenosylmethionine ribosyltransferase-isomerase QueA: MTNVTSELDQYNYNLPKHLIAQEPMANRADARLMVVDRAQRQIMHQHVRDLPELLRPGDCLVLNDTRVIPARLVGYRMSTKGRWEGLYLNSEPSGAWQVLCKARGKLAPGETIQLLDRLAREDTQLRLIAKSEQGVWLVRPSEDELPIKLLERIGRVPLPKYIRHGEMVDADLQRYQTVYAKHSGSVAAPTAGLHFTAELLDRLQAAKIGIARVTLHVGMDTFRPIKAAQLDKHAMHSEWGQIDATNVERINLARKNKGRIVAVGTTSVRVLETAAADGVLRPWEGQTQLFIRPPYRFRAVDCLLTNFHLPSTTLLVLVRAFGGDKLMQSAYEEAVRNEYRFYSYGDAMLIV, encoded by the coding sequence ATGACGAACGTGACTTCTGAACTCGATCAATACAATTACAATTTGCCCAAGCATCTGATTGCGCAGGAACCGATGGCAAATCGGGCCGACGCCAGGTTGATGGTGGTCGATCGCGCGCAGCGTCAAATCATGCACCAGCATGTGCGCGATCTGCCGGAGTTACTCCGCCCTGGTGATTGCCTGGTGCTGAACGATACAAGGGTTATTCCTGCCCGCTTGGTGGGCTATCGCATGTCGACCAAAGGCCGCTGGGAAGGGTTGTACCTCAATTCGGAACCCAGTGGTGCGTGGCAGGTGTTGTGCAAAGCCCGAGGGAAGCTGGCGCCGGGCGAAACCATTCAATTGCTCGACCGTTTGGCTCGAGAAGATACTCAATTGCGATTGATCGCGAAATCGGAGCAGGGTGTGTGGCTGGTCCGGCCGTCGGAAGATGAGCTCCCCATCAAATTGTTGGAGCGGATTGGCCGCGTTCCTTTGCCCAAGTACATTCGTCACGGCGAAATGGTCGATGCCGATCTGCAGCGCTATCAAACCGTCTATGCCAAGCACAGCGGTTCCGTGGCGGCTCCCACCGCTGGTTTGCACTTCACGGCCGAATTGCTCGATCGCCTGCAGGCCGCGAAAATCGGCATCGCCCGTGTGACGTTGCACGTGGGAATGGATACTTTTCGCCCCATTAAGGCCGCCCAGCTCGACAAGCATGCCATGCACAGCGAATGGGGGCAAATCGATGCCACGAACGTGGAGCGGATTAATCTTGCTCGAAAAAATAAAGGGCGAATTGTGGCCGTGGGCACCACTTCGGTGCGCGTTTTGGAAACCGCCGCCGCCGATGGCGTGCTGCGACCTTGGGAAGGACAAACTCAACTGTTCATCCGGCCGCCGTATCGCTTTCGAGCCGTCGATTGCTTGTTAACCAACTTTCACCTCCCCAGCACGACGTTGTTGGTGTTGGTGCGAGCCTTTGGCGGCGACAAACTTATGCAATCTGCGTATGAGGAAGCAGTGCGAAACGAATACCGCTTTTACAGCTATGGCGACGCCATGCTAATTGTGTGA
- a CDS encoding phosphoesterase: protein MSLVHTELVLVVPTELFHRLGYFQGFTREIDRYLAELLSAGNTSYRPRGEMEENPDFKQLIPYVIFRHRDATGQNHLFQYTRGKGMGESRLHSKRSVGVGGHISIDDCTTEGRVPYDEGMRRELDEEVIIDTPFTGRCVGLINDDQTPVGQVHLGVVHLLDVERPAVKSRESEILDAGFRPVTELLADLPQFESWSQFCLQALFG, encoded by the coding sequence ATGTCTCTCGTCCATACCGAACTCGTGTTGGTTGTACCCACCGAGTTGTTTCATCGCCTCGGTTATTTCCAGGGCTTCACCCGCGAAATTGATCGTTATCTGGCAGAACTGCTGAGCGCCGGCAACACCAGTTACCGTCCGCGGGGCGAAATGGAAGAAAATCCGGATTTCAAGCAGTTAATCCCCTACGTCATTTTTCGCCACCGCGACGCCACCGGCCAAAATCATTTGTTTCAGTACACCCGCGGCAAAGGCATGGGCGAAAGCCGCCTCCACAGCAAACGGAGCGTGGGGGTGGGAGGCCACATTTCCATCGACGATTGCACCACGGAGGGCCGCGTTCCCTACGACGAAGGCATGCGGCGCGAGCTCGATGAAGAGGTGATTATCGATACCCCGTTCACAGGCCGCTGCGTAGGATTGATTAACGACGATCAAACCCCCGTCGGCCAGGTTCACTTGGGTGTGGTGCATTTGCTCGACGTAGAGCGCCCGGCGGTAAAGTCGCGAGAAAGCGAAATTTTGGATGCCGGCTTCCGCCCGGTGACAGAATTGCTTGCCGATTTGCCGCAATTTGAATCGTGGTCGCAATTTTGCTTGCAAGCTTTGTTTGGTTGA
- a CDS encoding iron-sulfur cluster assembly accessory protein, producing the protein MAVSLTERAAKEVKKILEDQKMGAGTLLRVGVAGGGCSGFQYNLGFDQKFDEKADSKYDCHGVSLVVDKKSALYLDGTTVDFYEGLEKRGFTFDNPNAVKSCGCGSSFQA; encoded by the coding sequence ATGGCTGTTTCGCTCACCGAACGGGCTGCAAAAGAAGTCAAGAAAATTCTTGAAGACCAAAAGATGGGAGCCGGCACGCTGTTGCGCGTGGGCGTGGCCGGAGGTGGTTGCAGCGGTTTCCAATACAACTTGGGCTTTGATCAAAAGTTCGATGAAAAGGCCGACTCCAAATACGATTGCCACGGCGTGAGCCTGGTCGTCGATAAGAAAAGCGCTTTATACCTCGACGGCACCACGGTCGATTTTTACGAAGGGCTGGAAAAACGCGGCTTCACCTTCGATAACCCCAACGCCGTTAAAAGCTGTGGCTGCGGCAGCTCGTTCCAAGCATAA
- the cbiE gene encoding precorrin-6y C5,15-methyltransferase (decarboxylating) subunit CbiE: MKKIHIIGIGDDGLEGITAQARRLIEEAELVLGAEATLKLLPKSGVTEQRVSLGGNLDEAVQLVSQAGDKKIAVLASGDPLFYGVARYLCDKLGKDRFEVVPHVSSMQLAFARVKESWEDAYLTNLASHPLTAVIEKIRIADTVGLFTSEAFPPAAVAKALLGEQIDYFQAYVCENLGSPDERVTQGSLNEIAREQFAPLNVMILVRRPETPDRPTDAQRLRRFGNPDEVFLQARPKRGLLTPAEVRSIALAELAIATNSIVWDVGAGSGSVSVESALLAAEGTAYAIEMDPEDIELIKANAERFRVKNLVPVLGRAPEAWGNLPQPDCIFVGGSGREISRLVELAYKQLKPGGRLVASVGSIENLAAVREGLQRHTGDVNVLMINVARGTQQLERMRFVALNPTFLLSTVKPK, encoded by the coding sequence ATGAAGAAAATCCACATCATCGGCATTGGCGACGATGGACTGGAAGGAATCACTGCCCAGGCCCGCAGGCTGATTGAAGAGGCCGAACTGGTGCTTGGCGCGGAGGCCACGCTCAAGTTATTGCCCAAATCGGGCGTGACCGAGCAGCGTGTGTCGCTGGGCGGAAATTTGGATGAAGCCGTCCAACTGGTCAGCCAGGCTGGCGACAAAAAAATCGCCGTGCTGGCTTCGGGCGATCCGCTTTTTTACGGCGTGGCCCGCTATTTGTGCGATAAGCTCGGCAAGGATCGCTTCGAGGTCGTGCCGCACGTCAGCAGCATGCAATTGGCGTTCGCCCGAGTGAAAGAAAGTTGGGAAGATGCTTACCTGACCAACTTGGCTTCGCATCCGCTGACTGCAGTGATCGAAAAAATCCGCATCGCCGACACCGTGGGCCTGTTCACCAGCGAAGCGTTTCCGCCCGCCGCCGTGGCCAAGGCCTTGCTGGGCGAGCAAATCGATTATTTTCAGGCCTATGTGTGTGAAAATCTCGGTTCGCCCGATGAACGAGTAACGCAAGGCTCGCTGAATGAAATTGCCCGTGAGCAATTCGCCCCGCTGAATGTGATGATTTTGGTGCGGCGGCCGGAAACGCCCGATCGTCCGACCGATGCCCAACGGCTGCGTCGCTTCGGCAATCCGGATGAAGTATTTTTACAAGCCCGGCCAAAGCGCGGCCTGCTTACCCCGGCGGAAGTCCGCAGCATTGCCCTGGCGGAATTGGCCATCGCAACGAACAGCATTGTGTGGGATGTGGGGGCCGGCAGCGGATCGGTCTCGGTTGAATCCGCCTTGTTAGCCGCCGAAGGCACAGCCTACGCCATTGAAATGGATCCGGAAGATATCGAGCTGATTAAAGCGAACGCCGAGCGCTTTCGCGTGAAAAACCTGGTGCCCGTGTTGGGCCGTGCCCCGGAGGCGTGGGGCAATTTGCCGCAGCCCGATTGCATTTTTGTCGGCGGCAGCGGGCGCGAAATTTCCCGGCTGGTGGAACTGGCGTACAAGCAATTGAAGCCCGGCGGGCGATTGGTCGCTTCCGTCGGCAGCATCGAAAACTTGGCAGCCGTGCGCGAAGGATTGCAACGGCATACTGGCGACGTCAACGTGCTCATGATCAACGTCGCTCGCGGCACACAGCAACTGGAAAGGATGCGATTTGTCGCATTGAATCCCACGTTCTTACTGAGCACAGTCAAACCGAAATGA